The DNA region CATCTACATAACTGGACACATCTAATTTATATTGCTTACCGGTACCGTACATAAACTGCCAAAGACCTGTTGCTCCAACACGTGAACGGGCTCTTGGGTTCAATGCCGATTCTACAATAGAAAGATATTTCATCTCCAAAGGAATATTGTAGTTGTCCAGCTCTTGCTCAAATAGAGGAAAATAAAATTGGCTTACGGTCAACATACGCTCCATTAAATCTCTTTTTCTGAAAAGAAACGATTTAATGACGTTCTCTAAAGAAGGGTTGTAAGCAATATTGAAAGGTGTTTTTTGGTTTAGTCTATCCAAACGAGCCTTCAGCGTATCCGTAGGAAGAGAAGTAGGATAGGTTTTATCATAATCTAACGTTTCCACCTCACGGAACATTTCATCGGAAAGGGATGCATTTGCGTAAAGTTCCTTCATCCAAAGGCTGTCATACTTGGCAGCTTCAGGCAAATCTTGAAGTCTTAGTCTTAATATAAGACTGTCTTTTGATAAGGTTAGTGGGCTATCATTTAAAACCACACTATCCTTAGCCATCTCCTCCATCTGCTCTAGGCCTTTCATATCCATGGCCAGTGTATCCACTACAACCTCTTCCGTTAGCTCGTCAGAAACCACAACCGAATCTTTCTCCTGTTCTTGTGCCACTACGGGCAACGCCAAAATAAGACCTGAAAAAATCGAAAGAAAACGTTTTTTACTTTTTATCATTTAAAGTGCATATATAGCGGTACGTACAGCTATGATTAACATAGGGTTACAGCGAACTGTAACCCTACTAAAATCGTACTTTTTTCCGAAAAAATAAAATTTTTACAAAATTAAGCGTTTCGCCCCGTTTATCGATAACGCCTTTATTGACCGATTATTGCAGCGATACCAGGTAGGGTTTTACCCTCTAGGCTTTCCAACATAGCGCCACCTCCAGTAGAAACATAACTAACCTTATCATCAAAACCGAACTGTTTAACAGCAGCAACGGAATCACCACCTCCTACAAGTGAAAAAGCACCGCCTTGCGTAGCCTCATCAATATAATTACCTAAAGCGATAGTTCCTTTTGCGAAGCTCTCCATTTCAAAAACACCGATAGGACCGTTCCAAAGGATGGTTTTTGACTTTAAGATTACCTCCTTAAAATTCTCCAAAGTTTTTGGACCAGCGTCCAATCCTTGCCATCCGTCAGGTATTTTGGTTACGTCTACAATTTGCGTATTCGCATCGTTTGCAAAATCATCTGCAGCCAATACATCAACAGGAATATGAACTTGTACATTCTTCTCTTTGGCTTGTTTTAAAATATCCATGGCCAAATCCATCTTATCATCTTCACAGATGGAATCACCTACTTGCCCACCCTGTGCTTTTATGAACGTATACGTCATACCACCGCCAACTATCAGGTGGTCTACTTTGTCCAAAATGTTTTCAATAATGGTAATTTTTGAAGAGACTTTTGCTCCTCCTAAAATTGCCAAAACTGGCTTTTCGCCGGTTTGCATTACTTTATCAATTGCTTCAATTTCTTTAGCCAACAAGAATCCAAAACATTTTTTATCCGTAAAGAACTTTGCTACAATAGTGGTTGAGGCATGTGCTCTGTGTGCAGTACCAAAAGCATCATTGATGTATATATCTCCTAATTTAGAAAGTTGCTCAGCAAAACCTTCGTCTCCTTTTTCTTCTTCAGCGTGGAACCTTAAGTTTTCCAATAATAGTATTTCACCTGGTTTAAGTTCAGCAGCCGCTTTCTCCGCAACATCACCCACACAATCCGCAACAAATTTTACCGTAACACCAATAACATCCGAAACTTTATTCGCAATATGCTGTAAAGACAAATCGGCAACTTTTTGTCCCTTTGGTCTTCCCAAGTGGCTCATTAAAATGGCACTACCACCATCTTCCAGTACTTTTATGATTGTTGGCTTCGCCGCTTCTATACGGGTAGCATCGGCAACATTAAATTCCTCATCCAATGGAACGTTGAAATCAACGCGAATGAGAGCCTTCTTATTTTCAAAATTAAAGTCGTTTACAGTTTTCATGTTATTCGGTTTTAGAGAGTCGCAAATGTAATAAAAAGGATGTTAGACTGGTAGTACAAAACCAATAGACTCTAGATATTAACCATATTTAAGAAGTTGGCACAGTTGAATCGTATGTATTAAAAAAGTTATCTTTGGCCCATGTTGTTCAACGAGATTTTAGGACTATCACACATCAAGAACCATTTGGCCACTAGTGCCGATGCAGGTAGAATTCCTCACGCCCAATTATTTGTGGGTCCGGAAGGATCCGGAACCTTGCCCATGGCCATTGCCTATGCGCAATATATTATTTGTGCCAACAGTGGCGGAGAGAACAACGGACACAACCAGAGCTGCAATCTTAAATTTGGTGCACTTTCCCATCCTGATATGCATTTTGCTTTTCCCGTTTCCAATTCGGATAAGGTAAAAAGCCACGCTGTCAGTAACCACTATATGGAAGAATGGCGAAAATTTGTAAAAGAACAACCTTACGGAAATCTTTTTGATTGGTACCGTTTAATAGGAATTGAAAAAAAACAAGGTCAGATCGGGGTTGATGAAGCCCAGGATGTTGTTAAGAAATTAGTCTTAAAATCCTACGAAGGAGGATATAAGGTGATGGTGATTTGGATGGCCGAGAAAATGAATACCGCGGCAGCCAACAAGCTTTTAAAACTAATTGAGGAGCCTCCTAATAAAACCGTCTTTATTCTTATTACCGAAGACGAGGAACAAATTATACAGACCATACGTTCTCGGTGTCAAGTCTTACATTTCCCTCCCCTAGCCGAAGAAGCTATGGCCAATGCCCTAGTTGAAAAAGGAGCGTTAAGAGAAGAAGCCTTGCGCATAGCCCATGAAGCTAACGGAAACTTCAACAAGGCATTAGATTTGATGAATGAAGACTCAGAAGATTTAATCTTTGAAAAATGGTTCGTGCAATGGGTACGGAGCGCTTTTAAAGCCAAAGGAAATAAAAGCGCCATCCAAGATCTTATTATGTGGAGCGAAGAAGTAGCTAAGACCGGTCGTGAAACACAAAAGAAGTTCTTACACTACTGCATAGCGGTAATGAGGCAGGCCATGCTCATTAATTTTAATGCCAAAGATCTCTCTTTTATGCGTATCCATGCAGATGGTTTTAGTTTGGACAAGTTTGCTCCTTTTGTTCATGAAAACAATATTCTAACTATTGTAAAAGAACTTGAAGATGCTATTTACCACGTTGAACGAAATGGGAACTCCAAGATTATTCTTACAGACCTTTCTATAAAGTTAACGCGTCTCTTACATCGAAAAGCAGCATAGGCTGTACTATACTACGGTTTTTTTTTGCTAACTTAATAGCAACCAACCCCAAAACCATAGTCTATGGATTCTTTTCTAAACTCCGCCACCGAAATTTTAATCTTGATTTTTCTAATAATTGTCTTCATTCAAAGTAGTATAGACAAAATTTTTGATTGGAAAGGAAATCTCTCTTGGCTCAAAGAACATTTTACGGGCACCCCGTTAGAAAAGCTTGTCCCTTTTCTCTTGGGCACCCTAGTGTGGATAGAGATGGCTTCGGGTGTTTTATGCGCCGTTGGGCTTTATCAAATTTTAATCATAGGAGAAAGCAGCATTGCGCTTTATGGCAGTATTCTATCATGCGTGTCGTTACTGATGCTTATGTTCGGTCAACGTATGGCCAAGGATTATGAAGGAGCCAAGACCATTGCCGTATATTTCATGCCTGCCATATTTCTGGTCTACATCCTTCAGAGATAAAAAAACGCCCGTAGATAGAATCTACGGGCGTTTCAATAATTTTTTTATGTAGGTTTACTTCTTGTACTTATCGTTCAAAAGTTTTACGATTTCCGAAGTAAGATCATTAGCTTCTGCACCGTACAGCACGCTACCACCATCACCACCTCCAAGAATGTAGCTATAGCCATTTGCTTTTCCGTAAGCCTTCACTTCTTTCTTCACCTTACTGATAATACTATCCATTTCGGTTTGGCCTTCCATTTGAAGTTGTTGATCTTCCTGCTGCAATTGCTGCCCTATCATTTGCCCTCTTTGTTGCATTGCACCATACTCTTCCTGCGCTTTTTGCTGGGATAATTTTTGAGCTTTAGCTTGAAACGCCTGAGCCTCCATTTGAAATGCCTGAGAAATACTATCTCTCTTTTTGGTCAGCGCATCAGCTTTAACTTTGAATGCCGCTTCAACATCAACTTTTTCTTGGTATTCTTCCATCAACTTTACATTGTCTACAAATCCAATTTTTTCTTGTTGACAAGAAACCATTACCAACATCAAAAATACCACTACTACGTTTTTCATAATTCAGTTTATTATTAGTCTACTTTTTACTCTTAACTAATTACTTCTAAAATTAGACTTCATTAAATTCTAAAGAAATTAATTTACAAGTTGCGCAAAAATAGAAAAGCTTTTTTAATTGTTGTCATCTAATTTTTAAATGTCGATGAAGAAGCTCCTATTCATAAAAAATTTAATTCGATATCATTATTAGCTCCTAAAACAGCCCATCAACAGTCTTTATACTTCATTCGATAAAGTATAAGTGAAATTTATCAAAAACAGCACTTTACAAAATCCATAGAGGAATTATATTTTTAAAATCATACAATCACTGGGCAATGGTAGCCAAACAGCCTTAAAACGGCTTAAAATAAGTTTTAACGTAAATAACGAGTATTATTGCTGCTTTTTTAAAACATAGATTATAGAGGAAGGTTGACCCGTGAATATAGCTTTAAGATTAGACCAAAAACCGATTAGAAATGATTTCATTAAATTTTGTTTGCCCGTCTTATATTTCTCCGAAAGTATAGAGACGTAAAAAGCATCAAACCACATTGGTTTGGTTTTCACCAATTCCATTCCGTGTTTTGCAAATATCTTATGTATGGCTTCTTTTGAAAAATGCCAAAGATGTCTGGGCACATCATAAGCTGCCCAAAATTCTTTATAGTGTTGGGCGTCGTAAGATTTAAAATTCGGAACAGCAATAACAAGCGTTCCATCTTTCTCTAAGTTTTTCTTTATTGTTTCTATTTGCGAATCTAAATCTGGAAGATGCTCTAGAACATGCCAAAGTGTAATTACCTGAAATTTGGTATTAGGCAAATCATCTAAACCGGCTAACAATTCCATTCTCTTTTCGCGAGAACGAATCCGAGCATCCTGGTTGGGTTCTACTCCCTTAACGGACCACTTCCATTTTTTTGCTTCCAACAAAAAATCCCCGGTACCTGCACCAATATCCAGGAGCGTTTTATTTTGCTTTGCGTATCGGTTTATCAAAAAGACTTTTTGAGAAAGACTGATTTTTTTGACCGCCTGATACATTTTATCTATAACAGATTTAGACGAATCGGTATGCGAAATATAGACATCACTTTCATAGTATTTTTGAAGATCTTTTGGTTGGGGTTGTGTTACCAACATTTGAAGTTCTTCATCTAAAAGTAATTCAAAGTCTTCGCCGGTAATTGAGAAGTCTTTAGTTTTTAAAAACGGTTTCATTGTAGTTGTGCGTGGTGAGGTATTCTTTTTTGAGAGTTCGAAGATAATTTAAAACTGGCTCTCTAGAAAACGAATTTTCATGAACACAGTCTTTTTCATAATCGCGATTTATTTCAATAGCTAAATGTCAATTATTGGTTCTGGTCATATCATCTCCCCCAACAAAATTAACATCTTCTTCATTGGCTAAAGCTGTATTCAAAGTATCGTTAAAAATAGCAGGAGCTAGTTTCAAAACTTTGGCAGGAATTGAGGTCTCATAAAACACGAAAAAAATAATTTTTCCATTAATCTCAAATGGGAAATCATCATACACATAATTGTAAAATGCTTCGATTATTTGGGGCATTCAAAAATGAACATCTTTATTCTGGAAAGACTCTTTTTGAACTTCTTCTTTTTAAAAATTTTATACTCTTTTATGCTTGCCGCAATCCGTACCGAAATGCAAGATTGAACTGTAACGACAAGACACAAAACAAACAGATATCGCTTCATCTAAAAGACGTTTTTGATTGAAAAAATACATCAACAAAAAATCAAGTCCAAAACAATTTTACACCTCCCTACTCGTTCTATATAAACAGAAATAAAAAAAGGATTTCGAACCCTTCTACTATAGAACTGGCTGGGAAACCCTTAAGTACTATTCTTATGTATATTTTAAAAATGCACGTTATATAAGCTATAGCGTTCGCTGTAGTAAGGTTCCTTTAGTCGTATCCGCACTATTCTTATCTAGAATAGCAGTGTGGAAACGACATATGTTCCACGTGGAACGTTCTTAAATTCTACCTTCCTAGATACACTAGAAGCACACTAATATCAGATGGATTTACACCACTAACTCTAGCTGCCTGTGCTATAGTAACTGGCTGTATAGAATTCAGTTTTTCCCTTGCCTCGTAGGACAAAGACTTAAGTTTTGAATAGTCAAAATTTGCCGGAATTTTTACGTTTTCCAAGCGTAATAATTTATCAGCATTATTCTTTTCCTTAGCAATATATCCCGAATACTTTACCTGAATTTCGGTCTGTTCTAGTACCTCTCGGTCCAGCTTATTCTCTTCCACAAAACCGGAAACTGTTTCCAATTGTAGCATGTGATCCATGGTTACTTTAGGTCTTGAAAACACCTTGAACATCTTATCGGATTGTTTCACCAAAGCGGAATTTACACTCTCCAAAATAGGATTAATATCCTCTGGTTTAACACTGGTTTCTTTAAAGAAATTTACGAATGAATCAGATTTTTTCTCCTTCTCCTCCATGCGGATAAGGCGTTCTTTTTTAGCTAAACCAATCTGAAAACTCCGTGGAGTTAAACGCAAATCTGCATTATCCTGTCGCAATAAAGTTCTGTATTCTGCCCTAGAAGTAAACATACGATAAGGCTCTTCCGTACCCTTTGTAATTAAATCATCAATCAAAACACCAATATATGCTTCGTCTCTTTGGAGAATAAATTCCTCTTTTTCTTTAATTTTTAAATGGGCATTCATACCAGCCATTAGACCTTGGGAAGCTGCTTCCTCATACCCGGTAGTTCCATTAATCTGTCCAGCAAAATACAGGTTCTCCACAAGCTTAGTTTCCAAAGTATGTTTCAATTGTGTGGGTGGAAAATAATCATATTCTATAGCGTAACCAGGTCTGAAGAACTTCACATTTTCAAACCCTACAACCGAGCGTAATGCCTTAAATTGAACATCCTCCGGAAGGGAAGTTGAGAAACCATTTACATATACTTCTACCGTATCCCAACCCTCAGGTTCAACAAAAATTTGATGACTATTCTTATCTGCGAAACGGTTAATCTTGTCCTCAATAGATGGACAATAACGAGGCCCCACACTTTTAATTCGACCATTGAACATAGGTGATCTATCAAAACCATCACGCAACACATCATGAACCAACTCACTTGTATGGGTCATAAAACAATCACGTTGGGTAGTAAGAACCGGCGTCTGCAAATACGAGAATTTCTCCGGAATCACATCCCCTGGCTGAGGAATCATAACCGAATAATCCAAAGAACGACCATCAACACGTGGTGGTGTTCCAGTCTTCATACGTCCACTTTCAAACCCCAACTGCAGCAATTGTTCGGTAATTCCAGTAGCTGCTTTTTCCCCTGCTCTTCCTCCACCAAACTGTTTTTCGCCTATATGGATAAGTCCATTTAAAAATGTACCGTTCGTTAGAACAACGGATTTAGATCTAATATCAATCCCTAAAGAACTCTTTACCCCTACTGCTTTACCATTCTCAATTAGTAATCCACTAACCATTTCCTGATAAAAATCAACATTAGGTATGTTCTCCAACGCCAGACGCCATTCCTCCGCAAACCGCATACGGTCATTTTGAGTACGTGGACTCCACATGGCAGGTCCTTTGGACTTATTCAACATTTTAAACTGAATAGCGGACTTATCTGTGATAATTCCACTTAATCCTCCGAGCGCATCAATCTCACGTACAATTTGTCCTTTGGCAATTCCTCCCATGGCAGGATTACAAGACATCTGACCGATAGTCTGCAAATTCATGGTTACCAAAAGGGTCTTGGAACCCATATTACCCGCTGCCGCAGCGGCCTCTGCCCCTGCATGTCCTCCTCCTACTACTACAACATCATACTCCTCTGCAAACATCTCTTATCCTTATAAAATGTGATTATTTACTTTACATACACCACCCTAACCTTAAAATACGGGTCTGGTATGTCCTTATTGTTCCACGTGGAACATTTTAATTTTTTCGTTTTCCTTACCACGCATTAGGGTTACCTCTGCATCGGACTTATCCTTAAAACCAAAGAGATGTAATATGCCATGCGCCATAACCCTAAGCATTTCCTCTTCAAATGAAATGTTGAATTCCTTAGCGTTTTCCATCACCCTATCAACAGAGATAAAAATATCCCCTCCAATGACTTTTCCTTCTGTATAATCAAACGTCAAAATATCAGTATACGTATCGTGATTAAGATATTTTTCGTTCATATCAAGAACCTCTTCATCGGAACAAAATACATAGTCAATTTGATTCAACTCTCCCCCTTCAGAACTAATAACAGAACCTAACCAATCTACATACTTGCCCTCATTCTCCAGAATAAAGTCCGTCTTATAATGAAACTCAATCATCCGTTTTAAAATATTCTTTAACCATATTTTGAAAATTTTGGCGCAAAGGTAAGCTTTGTCTGTTTAAAATCTCAACTTCATTACGATAATTCTCTAATAATGAGGGTTTAGTAGTAATAGGATTATCAAACTGATTGGTATTGGTATTACTCTCTCTTTCAGGTTTTTTACCTTGTTTTAACGCTGCATTTTCTAACTTCAACATTTCATACTGAATGTTATTAATCTTGGACATACTGCGCTGAGTAAAACCATTTTCTAAAAGATCATTCTCAAAATCCTCCATCTGCTTAATCAGCTTCTCTGCAAGTTTTTTATCCCCAGCATTCATCATGTCCTCTAATTGCTGTTCCAATTGCTGACGCAACATCTGCTGCTCTTTGTAAATTTCATAAATCTCCTCAAGTTCTGATTCCGACAGTTGTCCTGAGCCATCACCAGAATCACCCCCTTGCTCTTTTCCACTACCGCCCTTGCCATTTTTTCCCTGTTGCTGGTCTCCTTGATTAGATTCTCCTTCACCGGGTTTTTGCCCTTCCCCCTTTTTAGATTCTCCCTTATCACCCTTAGAGCCCTCTCCTTTATCCCCTTCACCTTTACTAGGCTTTCCTTCTCCGGGTTTGCCCATTCCTTCCATTTTCTCTTTTAATTCCTGTTGCCCCTGAATAATATCTGGCAATTGAAAACCTTCTCCTTTACCCTCTCCTTTACCAGACATCATGCTCTGTTCCATATTATCCAATATTTTAGCAAGAAAATCAGCTAAACTATTGGAAGCATTAAGCACATATTTTTGATACGATACACCTTGGTATATTTGATTTTCCGCAACGCTCTCCAAAGTCTTATCCACATTATAATACACTTCTGTAATCTGTTCGTTTACGAACTCAGATAACTCCGCACGCCTTAACGATAAAGCAAAAAGGCTATCATCTACATGTTCAAACAAATCACGAAGCTCTTGTTGTTGGTGTATAGCGTTAGAAAACTGCGGACTATCCGCATCAACATCTTCTAGACTATCGTACAACTTTTCTTGTTTAAAAGAGAAGGTAATCAGGTTATCCAATATTTGTCTTAACATTTCAGCATCCTCAGAAATGGAATCTCCGCCGCCACCTGAGGACGATTTTCTAAGCGCTTCGCTCATTTGCTTCATTTTCTGAGCTGCAGATTTTTGTTTCTTAGTTGCCTTTTCCGCTGACCCCTTACTACTTTCTGGCTCTGAAAAGCTAGGTTCTTCTTTTTTAATCTCTTCTAAAGCCTCTTTCTGATCCTCTTTAACATCTAACTCTTTCTGGTGATCACGGCTCAAATCAAGCGGTTTCTTAAGATTTAAATTGTCGTTATGCAACTCATCTAACTCCTTCGCTATGTTATCAAAGGATGTATTCAATTCCTTCTGCTCCTTCTCTTTATCCTTTACTCCAAAATTATCAGCAGCCTTTTCCTGCTTTTCAGCCAATTTTTCCAAATCACGAGCCAGTTGATTAACCTTTTCAGTAACATAATACCGTTTGGTCAATTCTAGCAACTGCTCCAGGTTACGTTCGCTGTTCTGCTGTTTCTTTCCTAGGTCTTCTAACCTCTTTGTTAATTCAGATTTATCAATCTTATCAGCTATTTTATTAAGTTCTTGCAGCAACTTTTCATTCTTCTTAGCCTGTATTTCCTGACGTTCCAAACGTTCCTGCAACAACTGGTTTAACTCATCATCTTTATCCATCTTACTCAGGTTCTCTTTCAGTTGTTTACTGAACTTTTCCATCTGACTTTCCTGCTGTTGTTGCTTTCTTAGAAAATCCTTAACCTGATTTTGGTCAGTAAAATTAAACTGGGTCTTCTCTTTTTGTTCCCTATTAATGTCCTTAAGACTCTCCTTCTGCTCCTTAAACTTATCTAAGGATTTATCAAGGTTATTGATCAATGATTGTTGTGATTCCAATTCTTTATTCCTAAGCTCATCTTCGTCCAACAAAGACAATGAAAACACTTGGGATTTTATGGACTTTCCTTTATGAATAGCATCGTTATCCACCGCTTCAAAGTAAAAACTATAATTCGTATCAGAATCTATTTCCAGCCCAGAAGGAAATGTGTAATAAAATTGATCAAAATTAGAATTAGGATTGTTCAATAGTATGGTTTGCTTGTTTTCCGGATTATCATCGGCATAACATATCAATTTTATACTGTTTAGTTTATAATCATCCGTTGCCTCACCTGCGTAATAGGCTACATTAGGATTGAGTGAGTCTAACACCTGCTTCACTTTAATGGATGGATACGCATCCCTAATAACAGTTAACTTATAACTTAATTTCTCATAATGAGATACATTGTCATTAGAAGTAGCCACCTCATAATCTAAATTGCTATACACTCTCTTTTCTAGATTAAAATCAACATTACTTTTAGAAAAATCCTGAATGGTATCTTCAGTAATTAATTGGACAGTACTGGTATTTGAACCCGTAATTTTCCAACTAACCTTTGTACCCTCTGGAAATATAGCATTACCCGTACTTTTCAAGGTTTCGGTCGGTTTACCGGTATAGTTGGGATAGTCCAATTCCATCTCAAAACCATCCATTACAGGCGTTTTGAGTACATTAAGTCGATAAGGTTTAGATTGCACTCCATTAGCCAAAAAATAAAAATTTACCGAATTTAAAGGAGGTGTAAACTTATAATGGTACCGACCGTTATCTTCCTGAAGAATTGATTGTTTTCCATCAACAACTATAAAAACAGTTTCGGGCTTTACACTTCCCTTAGTAATTACTTCTAAATTATATTCTTTAGCATCCAACACGTCTAAATCTTTGGTCATTAAGTGAAAAGAAAAAGGTGCTGGTGGTTCGTAAGCCATACGATAATTAACCACCCTATTTCCGGAACCAAAAA from Zobellia alginiliquefaciens includes:
- a CDS encoding OmpH family outer membrane protein: MKNVVVVFLMLVMVSCQQEKIGFVDNVKLMEEYQEKVDVEAAFKVKADALTKKRDSISQAFQMEAQAFQAKAQKLSQQKAQEEYGAMQQRGQMIGQQLQQEDQQLQMEGQTEMDSIISKVKKEVKAYGKANGYSYILGGGDGGSVLYGAEANDLTSEIVKLLNDKYKK
- a CDS encoding class I SAM-dependent methyltransferase; translated protein: MKPFLKTKDFSITGEDFELLLDEELQMLVTQPQPKDLQKYYESDVYISHTDSSKSVIDKMYQAVKKISLSQKVFLINRYAKQNKTLLDIGAGTGDFLLEAKKWKWSVKGVEPNQDARIRSREKRMELLAGLDDLPNTKFQVITLWHVLEHLPDLDSQIETIKKNLEKDGTLVIAVPNFKSYDAQHYKEFWAAYDVPRHLWHFSKEAIHKIFAKHGMELVKTKPMWFDAFYVSILSEKYKTGKQNLMKSFLIGFWSNLKAIFTGQPSSIIYVLKKQQ
- a CDS encoding DUF4175 family protein, coding for MNGYQNILQKLNGFVRKYYTKMLIKGVVLFVAFGVLFLLAVLGVEFLLWLSSTGRLVLLLLFVCIEVLLLFKYILMPLFYLFRLKQGISNREASVLIGKHFPEVGDKLYNLIDLGEDKNQSELLLASIEQRSERMRLVPFAKAVEFKDNLKYLKYLAIPAMVVFLIGVSGNLKPFFGSGNRVVNYRMAYEPPAPFSFHLMTKDLDVLDAKEYNLEVITKGSVKPETVFIVVDGKQSILQEDNGRYHYKFTPPLNSVNFYFLANGVQSKPYRLNVLKTPVMDGFEMELDYPNYTGKPTETLKSTGNAIFPEGTKVSWKITGSNTSTVQLITEDTIQDFSKSNVDFNLEKRVYSNLDYEVATSNDNVSHYEKLSYKLTVIRDAYPSIKVKQVLDSLNPNVAYYAGEATDDYKLNSIKLICYADDNPENKQTILLNNPNSNFDQFYYTFPSGLEIDSDTNYSFYFEAVDNDAIHKGKSIKSQVFSLSLLDEDELRNKELESQQSLINNLDKSLDKFKEQKESLKDINREQKEKTQFNFTDQNQVKDFLRKQQQQESQMEKFSKQLKENLSKMDKDDELNQLLQERLERQEIQAKKNEKLLQELNKIADKIDKSELTKRLEDLGKKQQNSERNLEQLLELTKRYYVTEKVNQLARDLEKLAEKQEKAADNFGVKDKEKEQKELNTSFDNIAKELDELHNDNLNLKKPLDLSRDHQKELDVKEDQKEALEEIKKEEPSFSEPESSKGSAEKATKKQKSAAQKMKQMSEALRKSSSGGGGDSISEDAEMLRQILDNLITFSFKQEKLYDSLEDVDADSPQFSNAIHQQQELRDLFEHVDDSLFALSLRRAELSEFVNEQITEVYYNVDKTLESVAENQIYQGVSYQKYVLNASNSLADFLAKILDNMEQSMMSGKGEGKGEGFQLPDIIQGQQELKEKMEGMGKPGEGKPSKGEGDKGEGSKGDKGESKKGEGQKPGEGESNQGDQQQGKNGKGGSGKEQGGDSGDGSGQLSESELEEIYEIYKEQQMLRQQLEQQLEDMMNAGDKKLAEKLIKQMEDFENDLLENGFTQRSMSKINNIQYEMLKLENAALKQGKKPERESNTNTNQFDNPITTKPSLLENYRNEVEILNRQSLPLRQNFQNMVKEYFKTDD
- the holB gene encoding DNA polymerase III subunit delta'; protein product: MLFNEILGLSHIKNHLATSADAGRIPHAQLFVGPEGSGTLPMAIAYAQYIICANSGGENNGHNQSCNLKFGALSHPDMHFAFPVSNSDKVKSHAVSNHYMEEWRKFVKEQPYGNLFDWYRLIGIEKKQGQIGVDEAQDVVKKLVLKSYEGGYKVMVIWMAEKMNTAAANKLLKLIEEPPNKTVFILITEDEEQIIQTIRSRCQVLHFPPLAEEAMANALVEKGALREEALRIAHEANGNFNKALDLMNEDSEDLIFEKWFVQWVRSAFKAKGNKSAIQDLIMWSEEVAKTGRETQKKFLHYCIAVMRQAMLINFNAKDLSFMRIHADGFSLDKFAPFVHENNILTIVKELEDAIYHVERNGNSKIILTDLSIKLTRLLHRKAA
- a CDS encoding phosphoglycerate kinase is translated as MKTVNDFNFENKKALIRVDFNVPLDEEFNVADATRIEAAKPTIIKVLEDGGSAILMSHLGRPKGQKVADLSLQHIANKVSDVIGVTVKFVADCVGDVAEKAAAELKPGEILLLENLRFHAEEEKGDEGFAEQLSKLGDIYINDAFGTAHRAHASTTIVAKFFTDKKCFGFLLAKEIEAIDKVMQTGEKPVLAILGGAKVSSKITIIENILDKVDHLIVGGGMTYTFIKAQGGQVGDSICEDDKMDLAMDILKQAKEKNVQVHIPVDVLAADDFANDANTQIVDVTKIPDGWQGLDAGPKTLENFKEVILKSKTILWNGPIGVFEMESFAKGTIALGNYIDEATQGGAFSLVGGGDSVAAVKQFGFDDKVSYVSTGGGAMLESLEGKTLPGIAAIIGQ
- the ybeY gene encoding rRNA maturation RNase YbeY yields the protein MIEFHYKTDFILENEGKYVDWLGSVISSEGGELNQIDYVFCSDEEVLDMNEKYLNHDTYTDILTFDYTEGKVIGGDIFISVDRVMENAKEFNISFEEEMLRVMAHGILHLFGFKDKSDAEVTLMRGKENEKIKMFHVEQ
- the mnmG gene encoding tRNA uridine-5-carboxymethylaminomethyl(34) synthesis enzyme MnmG, producing the protein MFAEEYDVVVVGGGHAGAEAAAAAGNMGSKTLLVTMNLQTIGQMSCNPAMGGIAKGQIVREIDALGGLSGIITDKSAIQFKMLNKSKGPAMWSPRTQNDRMRFAEEWRLALENIPNVDFYQEMVSGLLIENGKAVGVKSSLGIDIRSKSVVLTNGTFLNGLIHIGEKQFGGGRAGEKAATGITEQLLQLGFESGRMKTGTPPRVDGRSLDYSVMIPQPGDVIPEKFSYLQTPVLTTQRDCFMTHTSELVHDVLRDGFDRSPMFNGRIKSVGPRYCPSIEDKINRFADKNSHQIFVEPEGWDTVEVYVNGFSTSLPEDVQFKALRSVVGFENVKFFRPGYAIEYDYFPPTQLKHTLETKLVENLYFAGQINGTTGYEEAASQGLMAGMNAHLKIKEKEEFILQRDEAYIGVLIDDLITKGTEEPYRMFTSRAEYRTLLRQDNADLRLTPRSFQIGLAKKERLIRMEEKEKKSDSFVNFFKETSVKPEDINPILESVNSALVKQSDKMFKVFSRPKVTMDHMLQLETVSGFVEENKLDREVLEQTEIQVKYSGYIAKEKNNADKLLRLENVKIPANFDYSKLKSLSYEAREKLNSIQPVTIAQAARVSGVNPSDISVLLVYLGR
- a CDS encoding DoxX family protein; amino-acid sequence: MDSFLNSATEILILIFLIIVFIQSSIDKIFDWKGNLSWLKEHFTGTPLEKLVPFLLGTLVWIEMASGVLCAVGLYQILIIGESSIALYGSILSCVSLLMLMFGQRMAKDYEGAKTIAVYFMPAIFLVYILQR